In a genomic window of Leptospira hartskeerlii:
- a CDS encoding DnaJ domain-containing protein, which yields MNARSFDQVKSSLEDVIFELQSGSNDCEWFISSEKLIEILEIRREDYFKLLYTLRGEREYSSKGSQGFTQDNADLLILLLEKVLKIEGLAYEFAKGGVYFDDAYLDEFRAYLKEIVLSKLERHDLDKELLLLLISSTKKFEDAFDSYFDDKFDVQRLVDNGITEFLDRKGFSGDYGADVFLRSYFFQILNTKLFPIRQITSEYRDRAYYEIFGRFREEEKEKTKKKKSNFRKKFSSKSFYEDEDAETREHREFLGLSEEYSKAELKNKYKEMIKKYHPDVNKEGLEMTQRIIASYNFLVMKDR from the coding sequence TTGAACGCCCGTAGTTTCGATCAGGTCAAATCATCCTTAGAAGACGTAATCTTCGAATTACAGTCCGGGAGCAATGATTGTGAATGGTTCATTTCCTCCGAAAAACTGATCGAAATTTTAGAGATCCGACGAGAGGATTATTTTAAACTTCTATATACTCTTCGAGGAGAAAGGGAATATTCTTCCAAGGGTTCCCAAGGATTTACACAAGACAATGCGGATCTTCTCATATTATTATTGGAGAAGGTCCTAAAAATAGAAGGCTTGGCCTACGAATTTGCAAAGGGCGGAGTATATTTCGACGATGCCTATCTGGATGAGTTTCGCGCTTATTTGAAGGAAATCGTTCTTTCCAAATTAGAAAGACATGATCTGGACAAGGAACTTCTGCTTTTACTTATCTCTTCCACCAAAAAATTCGAAGACGCATTCGACTCATACTTCGACGATAAATTCGATGTGCAAAGATTAGTGGACAATGGGATCACTGAATTTTTGGACAGAAAAGGCTTTTCGGGAGATTACGGAGCTGATGTATTCTTAAGAAGTTATTTCTTTCAGATCTTAAATACAAAGTTATTCCCAATCCGCCAAATCACTTCAGAATACAGAGACCGCGCGTATTACGAAATTTTCGGAAGATTTAGAGAAGAAGAGAAAGAAAAGACTAAAAAGAAAAAATCCAACTTCCGCAAAAAATTCTCTTCGAAATCATTTTACGAAGATGAAGACGCAGAAACAAGAGAACATCGCGAATTTTTAGGTCTCTCCGAAGAATATTCGAAAGCTGAATTAAAAAATAAATACAAAGAGATGATCAAAAAATACCATCCGGACGTAAACAAAGAAGGTCTGGAAATGACACAAAGGATCATCGCTTCATATAACTTTTTAGTAATGAAAGATCGCTAA
- a CDS encoding YHS domain-containing (seleno)protein — protein MNKSYFLPIVFLILLDCSGRQLVDPVFKQDGKTAIHGYDPVAYFTESKPKEGNPKFSFRWKGADWKFSSEKNLESFKKAPENFAPQYGGYCAYAMRDGEAYETDPKAWKIVSGKLYLNYNEKVHGFWEKDVPGNIIKADHQWKVLPRKETNP, from the coding sequence ATGAACAAGTCGTATTTTTTACCGATCGTATTTTTAATTCTCCTGGATTGCTCAGGTAGACAACTCGTGGATCCTGTTTTCAAACAAGACGGAAAGACCGCCATTCATGGTTACGATCCGGTTGCTTATTTTACGGAATCCAAACCTAAAGAAGGAAATCCTAAATTCAGTTTTCGTTGGAAAGGTGCAGACTGGAAATTCTCTTCCGAAAAAAATTTGGAATCTTTTAAGAAGGCTCCCGAAAATTTCGCTCCTCAGTATGGAGGTTATTGTGCTTACGCAATGAGAGACGGAGAAGCTTACGAAACTGATCCTAAAGCTTGGAAAATTGTCTCCGGAAAGTTATATTTAAACTATAACGAGAAGGTTCACGGTTTTTGGGAAAAAGATGTACCGGGAAATATTATAAAAGCGGATCATCAATGGAAGGTATTGCCAAGAAAGGAAACAAATCCTTAA